A genomic stretch from Oncorhynchus tshawytscha isolate Ot180627B linkage group LG07, Otsh_v2.0, whole genome shotgun sequence includes:
- the LOC112246205 gene encoding carbohydrate sulfotransferase 11-like isoform X2, with product MRKPKVNRMVLAMCLGCFIMVIFYFQSNLKPASAQGSGRSSGQGKSWRSPLQMLYDSDQLEQSTVQVTHQGRRELLEDACRSYTRKRRVLIPEDLKHVIVDDQHGLLYCYVPKVACTNWKRVLMVLTGAAGPHRDPLAIPANEAHVPGNLRTLSEYSTSQINQRLRSYLKFVFVREPFERLVSAYRNKFTRSYNTAFHKRYGTKIIRRHRPNPQAEALERGDDVSFEEFVYYLVDPATQREEPFNEHWERVHSLCHPCLIHYDVVGKYETLEQDSRYVLQLAGVEGQVTFPASAKNTRTTGDMAAQFFNNIRPFYQKKLYNLYHMDFLLFNYSTPEYLTF from the exons CCTCAGCACAGGGTAGTGGGAGGAGCAGCGGCCAGGGGAAGTCATGGAGGAGTCCACTCCAGATGCTCTATGACAGTGACCAG cTGGAGCAGTCGACGGTGCAGGTGACCCACCAGGGTCGGCGGGAGCTGCTGGAGGACGCCTGCCGCTCATACACGCGCAAGCGTCGCGTGCTCATCCCCGAGGACCTCAAGCACGTCATTGTGGATGACCAGCACGGCCTGCTCTACTGCTACGTGCCCAAGGTGGCCTGCACCAACTGGAAGCGTGTCCTAATGGTCCTGACAGGCGCCGCTGGCCCCCACCGCGACCCCCTCGCCATCCCCGCCAACGAGGCCCACGTGCCTGGCAACCTGCGCACACTCTCTGAGTATTCCACCTCTCAGATCAACCAGCGGCTGCGCTCCTACCTGAAGTTTGTGTTCGTGCGTGAGCCCTTTGAGCGGCTCGTTTCAGCTTACCGCAACAAGTTCACACGCAGCTACAACACGGCCTTCCACAAGCGCTACGGCACCAAGATCATCCGCCGGCACCGGCCCAACCCCCAGGCCGAAGCACTGGAGCGGGGAGACGACGTCTCCTTCGAGGAGTTTGTGTACTACCTGGTGGACCCGGCCACACAGCGCGAGGAGCCCTTCAACGAGCACTGGGAGCGTGTGCACTCGCTGTGCCACCCCTGCCTCATCCACTACGACGTGGTGGGCAAGTACGAGACGCTGGAGCAGGACTCCCGCTACGTGCTGCAGCTGGCTGGGGTGGAGGGCCAGGTGACTTTCCCTGCCTCGGCCAAGAACACCAGGACTACGGGAGACATGGCTGCTCAGTTCTTCAACAACATCAGACCCTTCTATCAGAAGAAGCTGTATAACCTCTACCACATGGACTTCCTGCTGTTCAACTACTCCACGCCGGAGTACCTGACATTTTGA